The following nucleotide sequence is from Schistocerca serialis cubense isolate TAMUIC-IGC-003099 chromosome 4, iqSchSeri2.2, whole genome shotgun sequence.
ccctcccccccccccccccaattcctggACACTTGTGGGACAGAGCAACTTGCACACCTATTCAACCTAAGAAAGAAGGGGAACAGTGCAGTGATACTTCTTTTGTCACAGTGGCGGATTAGCTTTAGGAATATGCAACGATTAGCACACAGTGCAAGTATATATGTCAGTAAGCTCAAAAGCAGTTCTAACAAATGTTAAAGATTAACAGTAGCCCATGTCATCTGAAACCTTACTTACAGCAGATTGAACCATACGGTATTCTGAAGCTTAGCTTGGATTAAAAGCTAATTGTTTAAGAATAAGCAAAGCCAATAAACATGCATACCAATGGTTGTCTGCAGCATGACCCTACATCTAGGTTCTGCAATTGTTCCGTACTCTCCTACAAGAAAATCCTTTGTaactaaatttatgaaaaatacCACAGCGCAGGCGCTATCTTTAGCTCTTCCCTGAAATCTTCACATACTAATAACGTAGCCAAAATTGTCTGCGAGAAGTTAACACAAATATAAACATGGGACTCTGAAGAAGACAAAGATCCCAAGAGGCAAAACCGCAATGAATATGGCCACTACCAGAAATCCAAAGATAATGCGCTTCATACAAATATACTTCGAGAACATTCTAATGTTACCACGCCGCTTCAAAGTTTACAGTATGGAGAACATTTTTGCGACCTAGTTTCGCAGATTTACTCTAAATCTGATTTTTCATTAAGTTTCATTCCGGAGTTCCTAAACCGAATACTACATAAATAATCCGCATTCACAAGCAGCAAAGTTTACCATACTGAATAGGTATTTTGACAGATACCATTCAGAAGTTATTGCTGCTagaagaaggggaaaaaaaaaaatccaaaagtcAAACACAAAGTGTCTTATCTTTGTCAGCTGTCAAGTGTCGATAAACATCTGCACGTTGTAACTAAGTGCTTTGACAGCTTCCCCACAACCATCCCTCCGAAAAAGGGGCAAAAACTTACCTATTAAGTACATTCGCGTGGGGGACGTAGAAGTTCTTCAAAAAGGGCTGAAGCGCGGTTGTATCCCACTGCGGTTTCTTTAGGTTTTCTCCGGGctgttttttctttccattttttgcAGCAGTTCCTTCTGTCTTACTGGCGAAGTTCTGATTGCTCCAAAACCGATTTTTATTCACGAACTGATCTCTCTCCCCTCGAAacctacaataaaagtaatactcaaACACTTCAAAGCTATTCAACTTACTTCTGTTACTAACTATCCTCGCAAAATTTGACGTATTACTGGAACATCCGAGAAAAATGGCGGCATAAGCCACTAAGAAGTAGCACGCAACAAACTACCTCAAtgctaaaacaattttaaaaactgCAAATTTTAAGAAATACGTACATAGTTTGGTTGGAATAGCCGTTGCTGCACATTTTACAGCAACGTTGCAGACTGGTTTCCAAGTGTCACTTGCCACCAACcaactctgtaacaaaaaaaaaaaaaatgattgtacGAATAATCTTTGCTACCCCTTTTCTCACTGCAGTTATAAAATGCAAAAACGTCGACAATTAAGCCCTCTAGACACAACAGACCAATATCACTCCCTTGAATTCTACACCTCCACTCACCTGACCGGCGAACAAAACGATAATGGCTGACTCTCTCAGCGCAGTACTAACCTTCGTTATACACTTCAGCCTGCCACTTTTCGACCAATCACACCAGAGCACGCACAACCTCATTGCAACCGGCAGAGGTCTCATTTTTCGGTACAAGCGGGTCGTTTGAGACTTCGTTGGTTTGTCAACGTTATCATTTCGTCTGAAAATTGCATATTGAATCAGAGATATTTATTCAAAATCAGATTTACTGACAATTAGTGAGGAATTAAGTGATGCAGGCTCTGGAAACATCAAAGGAAGCTACACTTTTCTTTTGCGGAATGTTTGTAACGATATTCGCAAGTCAAGATTACCAGAAGCGTTAGACTGCCAAAACAAACATTTCGGCACGACAAGCCCTTATTGAGCACTGGATCTTTGGAGAAGAACtggaatatatttttatttttccaaggCACCACAATTTCTCCTCGttagaaaatatttttcatacCAACTCGTCATTCTGTGACATTGGCAAGTAGTTAACGCATTAGCAGCCTAGAATTTTCAACCAATAATAACCTCTCAGTATctgaatgtaaaaagaaataacAAATGTAAGATGTGCAGGTACTGCATGAAAAGAAAAAATGTGCCAAATACTGATCAGTAGAACAATATGCATGCTTAGTTGCCCTCAACCAACATTCAGAAACATATTTCATAGTACACCTAATAGTAAACTGTTAATAGTTCTTGAATTAAAAAAGAATTCTGCACTTTTAATAAATCACAgagagcaaaggaaaagaaaggtaAATGAGTTTGAAAAGATAAGAATGGTGGGTTACTGGGACAGCAGATTACAAATGGTGGGTTACGGGGATAGTAAGAGTAAATGATGATAGTGAAAATAAAATATCTAAACGAGGAGCAAATACAAATAATGTGAGACAAAAATGAACATATATGAAGAACGTAAATAGGAAACTGGATAAGATAAGTTGTAGAAGTGAACAGAGAAACTTAGTGTTAATTAAGACCATGTAGAGAGTAATGTCTAATTATATATTGAAGAACCAGATTCCCAATTTAGAAACATTGGAGTTGAGAAACATGATTCATATTacacaggtaatgaaacatgtatgCAGACCCCTGCTTTTGTTCCATAACGCATTTCAGTAACAGAGTGTTGGTTGTTTATGATGCAGACAGTTTACTTGTGCCCATTCATTCTATTAGGATGTTTGGTACCTACTTAATAATATAAAATGCTGAAAAAAAATCCAGGCAACTGATAGACTGAACATTGCTCTCACATCCCAACATACAATATAATATGCCAGTATTACCAGAGATATTGCTGAGTATGTGATACTGGCAGTGTGTATGTGTGAAGCTTAGCAAAGGGTGTATGGGTGAACGAATATTTCGTTAGGGTTTGCGAAATTGACACTTTTTTATGCACATTTTCATATTTAGGACTTAATTCTTATTAAAAAGCTACCCACTGCTTGACACAGAGAGACCCCTGCACCAAATTTAATTGCTAGCACTTATCTCTTGTTTTCTGCTTGAGCACCGCGGATTCAATATCGTCTGACTCTCCATTCTTAGTGCCTGATGGTCTGGCAGTTGCTctctcataaataaaaaaataaatcattaattGTACACTTGGAAAGAGAGCCCATCTTTAATTCTTAAGAGTTTTGGTCACATAAAATACGTCTTTCAAATTTACTTTTATAGGTTGCAGAGTTACCTCATCACACCTGCCTTATGAATTTTGCGTAGTATAAATTACATTACTTCCATATAATTAGGCCCTGTAATAGCCGTATTCGCAAATGGCTTTACAGCTATTGGCCCTTAACAGTATATTCAAAGGTTAAATGCAGGACACAAAGTTATTATGGTACAAATGGTTAAGATTTTTATTAATggtgatatattgtcattgtggcaCATAAAATAGGCAAATAATGCACTTCATGTAACAGTTGGATAACCAATTAAGTCCATCAGTTTGCCCTATGTATGCCCAAGATGCGTCTGTTATTAGGCAGCTATTACACACAATAAATGTGTACAACAAAGTTAAACATAAAGGCATGAGGAAGGATAAGCAACAAAGATTTGTTTGAAAAGACCTGCTACATATTTCACTGCACAGTTAAATTGTATATATGCAAAATTCTCCAAATGGAGAAgagtaaatataataaaaattataactGTGCACTGAGGTACCAGTAGTAAAGATGTGCCAGAGTTCGTTTCAGTTCTAAAAGGCTACTGGTAATACTTGTAGCATGTTGTACCTGTAAATGAAGAGAGAATCAGTAAGCTTCATTTGAAGTTATTAGTTTGCTGTTCCTTAAATATTGTGCTAGGCATAATGCAGGCCCACTGTGCATGCTGTTCTTGGGCATGGGATGATTACTCACTGTTCACAAGCATCTGAAAATCACCCTTACTACTGCCAAGCAAGCGATAGGGAGCTGCTATGAATGGGTGTGTTTTTGAGGGCTACTGAGAGTCATGTACCAGAGATACCAAGAGTACTCAGTTATTATCCTTTCCTGTTGATACTGTCTCTTCTACAGGAAATAAGAGTGTATCACTACTAGTCCACTTGGTTGTGATGACATGTCAGTGGCAGGTCTGCGCAGCAGAGAAAGGGTCCAGGAAGAACTCAGGATGTTACTCCCATCACCCCAACCAACAAGCTTGAGATGTGGTCTTCCACTGAAATTGAGCGAGTGAGACTAACTTCACCAATTGGAAAATGTACTGTGTTCCATGTCAAGGGGGAGAGGGCGGGGAGTGGGGGACACAAAATGGCAGGGGTCTGTTGATCATTGGCAGCCCAAATGTATGATGAATAATGGCACCCTTTAGGAAAATGACAGCAAGGGTTGAGAACAAACACTACATGCACTCAGTGTGTCTGCTTAGAGACCTCATTCAACGTGTTGTCGAGCCTATTCTGTCAGTCAGCGAGGGCACAGGGGCATTGggacaaatgatgcctgttgtctggccTCCGAGGTCATACTTGTTTCATTCCAGTGAATGGCAGAGAAAGTTGAGAATACCAGTCTTTTTCGCAGAGTTTCAACAAAGTTCACAGTCTGCAGCATTGCCTGCAGAATGAATTGTTGCCTCCTGGTTCTGAGTCGAGaggaaggcttgaaccagagacttcCAAGATTCTGAAACTAGCTAAACTTTGACTTCCTACACTTGTGCCACAGGGTTGAAAACTGTCCAGTCCCCATAAGTGGATAAGGTGTGCCCTATACATGCAAGGCTGCTATCCAGGTAGCTGACTATATGTGGGGTGACACAAGGgtattttagattaggtgactATCCATCCACTCCAGATAACAATATCCTTAGGAGACCTGGAAgtatcctggtactgctgatccctccaaaaaataaCTCAGGAGTGCacctcttgtcactcagtattatcctggtcttgaaagtATTAATCAACTACTTCAACAAGTTTATGACTACTtaacatcatgccctgaaatgaggtccactcTGTCTGACATTTGCCCACCACATCTGTAATAGCTTTTCATCTGCCtttcaatctccacaatatcctgccAGATCCTATACTTCTTCTGCACCTATttccctaccctgtggctcctacccctgtgagcTTACCTTCCATAAGATGTCCCCACGCACTCTtctaccaccacctacaccagccTTTTAACTGACAAAACATATACTATTAAATAGAGAGACACCTATGAAATAATACATGACATGTGTCAGCTGTTCTGTAAACACTATTCAGCCTTTTATGTCAGCAAGACTGCTGTCAAGTTTTGAGTTAGGATAAAAGGGCATATAGGCAGAGGATGTACAcgtaagagccaaagaaattggtacaattgcctaatattgtgtagggcccccacgagcatgcagaagtgtcgcaacatgatgtggcatggactcgactaatgtctgaagtagtgctggagggaattgtcaccatgaatcctgcagggctgtccattaatagATAAGAAAACGAGgatgtgaagatctcttctgaacagagtactgcaaggcatcccaagtatgctcaataatgttcatgtctggggagtttggtggcccagcagaagtgtttaaaatcagaagagtggagccactctatagcaattctggacaggtggggtgtcgcattgtcctgctggaattgaccaagtctgtcagaatacacaatggatgcacaatgaatggatgcatgtgatcagattggatgcttacatatgtgtcacctgtcgagtcatatctagacatatcagaggtcccatatcactccaaccgcacacaccccacaccattacagagcctccaccagcttgacatgCGGGATCCATGGAGTCATGAGCTTGTCTCCTTACCTGTACACATCTATCCACTCAATACATTTtcaaatgagactcatctgaccaggcagcatgtttccagtcatcaacagtccaacgtcagaactgatgggcccaggtgaggctgggcagtcatcaagggtacatgagtgggccttcagctctgaaagcccatgctGATGATGTTTGATTGCATGGTTCACATGTTAacattattgatggcccagcattgaaatatgtagcaatttgcagaagggttgcaattctgtcatgttgaaagattctcttaaGTCATCACTGGTCccattttgcaggatctttttccaaccacagcgatgttggagatgatgttttactggattcctgatattcacttgtgaaatggttgtatgggaatatccccacctcatcgctacctcagagatgctgtgtcccattgcttatgtgccgactataacaccacgttcaaactctcttaaatcttaataacctgccgttgtagcatcagtaactggtctaacaactgctccagacacttgttgccaaCTGCAGTGTGATATTCTgcgtatttacatatctctgtatttgaatacacatgcctgcaTCAGtctttttggtgcttcagtgcacaTTGGCAACACACTATATactgttgcggagcatgctcagcaacatgacagttgtgacctcaTACTAATGGCAAATAATGGTCATTACTTCACAAATAAATACATTACACagttctcataacatcacaataattagcactaaaattgactacaGTATGAAAGATGGGGACTTTCACTTATGGACTTATCATCTTAATGTCCAAAATATGTACATTACCTCTAGGAAAAACTCgtgatgtgcagtagcatagatttactaatcattagaTTATTGGAAAGAATAAAGTCgccatcacataacttaattactacaCACATCAGAATTAAGGGGATGGAAGTCATATCAAATCATTGCCCTACTTCTCCACTCAACTCCGAGTACTACTCTCATCAAGCAGAAAATTAAATTCTCACACgatgttaccaaatagttgacctgtcagaatattcacatcactttagcaccacagttatcagttaatcagcaaaattacttttcttcattccagtattaccactttaagctcataattctttagagcacaaatagaagttttcagataacctatagatccaATAATGTAGCACTACATGACTATTTGACATTTGTTtttatacagttatctttttcattactcaatcttgtttgtcagctccattattttacttacaattTTTTACCTCGTTAGCTAGTGGAGTGTGTTCTCAAAAAATgaccctactgcagagacaggggccctaaccattaagaccctaacattattcattatttcattataGCTTCactatctaataaataaacacctgctctgcttatccaaTACAAAATTGATTCTCCTGAAAAATACTCCACAGTAACAAATCCTTGTGCTAAGGCAAACTcaactctcattactgatcagacaaaattatcacttagaaaaattattatttcactgtattccatcaaattgcttgaGATTCTAGCCTGAAAGGCGATATACATAAAAATGTTGCCtattctttccacacacattactctGGGCATCTATGTTTAACCTTTTATTTCCTTAATGTTAGAAGAGGCTGTACCATGACAAGCTTCTATAGGTAGATAGTTATCTCCGTATACTGATtccactgaacacaaacacttctattataccatAATTAATATTAAGACCTAATATTCAAGAtgatttttactgcatattgcctctgctgctgcacaAATTATACTAATTTCACCCATGAgatgattacttcagatgttaattattgttttaaataatgtgcaccttctcctccacatatgctgacaccttttattttctgtttactttacctctttgtttgacagaaattctGGTAACCTTgacaccaatttactttcttcatgtttcATAAAACCAGGATAAACACAGTATCTCATAGATTCTTATCGAATACCACTGCTGTTTTTTTCCTTTATATTgccttttcttccatcctcttatgattccaTTACTTATCGCTAACACAACACAATACGTAGATAGATAACACTGGCGAAACCTTTTtaaaatattcctatactaaaTAATCCttctgtacaaaatcacatgaa
It contains:
- the LOC126474402 gene encoding uncharacterized protein LOC126474402, producing the protein MKKLHLSIQKIAFQQNCTRSTYQSLSDDSKYHCQQIWRNCHYVFRLSSSDERRSSDSDYWLLRNDNVDKPTKSQTTRLYRKMRPLPVAMRLCVLWCDWSKSGRLKCITKVSTALRESAIIVLFAELVGGK